A genomic segment from Glycine soja cultivar W05 chromosome 18, ASM419377v2, whole genome shotgun sequence encodes:
- the LOC114396974 gene encoding protein DETOXIFICATION 41-like encodes MIDKIKKRLSGWKSRNLSLAGRVTLPQSSLLSILAYIMQITPLPASACKDIENLCQYFIWGSTHDRRKVHLIFWEDICKPKDKVLGLGFRSMAIPKGYKKNFHVSYLEGLEAWYNQGLVLISGLVSNPNLSAYYLICMNYLNWDLQFKLGLSAAASVRVSNQLGAAHPRVAIISVIVVNGISILISVVFCAIILICREAFCKLFTSDSEVIEEVSSLTPLFAISVFLNFIQPILSGNKGYMHEYHFCKGEF; translated from the exons ATGATtgacaagatcaagaaaaggcTCTCGGGATGGAAATCTCGCAACCTCTCCTTAGCAGGTAGAGTAACCTTGCCACAATCATCTCTTCTGAGCATCCTCGCTTATATCATGCAGATCACTCCTCTCCCAGCATCTGCTTGCAAAGATATTGAAAATCTTTGCCAATATTTCATTTGGGGAAGCACCCATGATCGAAGAAAAGTTCACCTCATCTTTTGGGAGGACATTTGTAAACCCAAGGATAAGGTGCTCGGCCTTGGCTTTC GATCTATGGCTATTCCCAAGGGTTACAAGAAGAACTTTCACGTCTCATATTTGGAAGG TTTGGAGGCTTGGTACAATCAGGGATTAGTGCTTATATCTGGGTTGGTCTCCAATCCCAATCTCAGTGCCTACTATTTAATTTG TATGAATTACTTAAACTGGGACCTGCAATTTAAGTTGGGGCTGAGTGCTGCAGCCAG TGTCCGAGTTAGCAATCAGTTAGGGGCAGCTCATCCAAGAGTAGCAATAATTTCGGTCATTGTAGTGAATGGAATCAGCATTCTCATCAGTGTAGTTTTCTGTGCAATTATTTTGATATGCCGAGAAGCTTTTTGCAAACTTTTCACTTCTGACTCTGAAGTCATTGAGGAAGTATCTAGTTTGACTCCACTTTTTGCTATCTCAGTTTTCCTAAATTTCATTCAACCAATACTGTCAGGTAACAAAGGTTATATGCATGAGTACCACTTTTGTAAAGGAGAATTCTAG